Proteins from a genomic interval of Rhodococcus rhodochrous:
- a CDS encoding phosphotriesterase family protein: protein MTSVDTVRGPLDTGRLGRVLMHEHVFVLGEEIRTNFPDYPSPWDEDERVDDAVAKLSALSERGIDTIVDPTVVGLGRYIPRIQRVAERVDISIVVATGLYTYNDLPFQFHNVGPGLLVDGPEPLTELFVKDIREGIAGTGVRAGMLKCAIELPGLTPGVERVMRAVGQAHVETGVPITVHTNPHTGSGEVAQRVLAEEGADLTKVVIGHSGDSTDLDYLRRIADAGSILGMDRFGLDLLLPFEQRVDTVVALVEAGYSERMVLSHDASCFIDWFPHDVKQAAVPNWNYNHISDEVLPALRERGVTDEQITTMLVDNPRRIFER from the coding sequence ATGACATCCGTCGACACCGTTCGCGGCCCTCTCGACACGGGTCGTCTGGGCAGAGTCCTCATGCACGAGCACGTCTTCGTACTCGGCGAGGAGATCCGCACCAACTTTCCCGACTACCCGAGCCCATGGGACGAGGACGAACGCGTCGACGACGCGGTCGCGAAGTTGAGCGCGTTGTCGGAGCGCGGCATCGACACGATCGTCGATCCCACGGTGGTCGGTCTCGGCCGGTACATCCCGCGCATCCAGCGCGTCGCCGAACGGGTGGACATCTCCATCGTCGTCGCGACCGGTCTGTACACCTACAACGACCTGCCGTTCCAGTTCCACAACGTCGGACCGGGGCTTCTGGTGGACGGACCGGAGCCGCTCACCGAACTGTTCGTGAAGGACATCCGCGAGGGCATCGCCGGCACGGGGGTGCGTGCCGGAATGCTCAAGTGCGCCATCGAGCTTCCGGGACTCACGCCGGGGGTCGAGCGCGTGATGCGAGCGGTAGGGCAGGCGCACGTCGAGACCGGCGTGCCGATCACGGTGCACACCAACCCGCACACCGGGTCGGGGGAGGTGGCACAACGCGTGCTCGCGGAGGAAGGTGCCGACCTCACCAAGGTGGTGATCGGGCACAGCGGTGATTCGACCGATCTGGACTACCTGCGTCGCATCGCCGACGCCGGTTCGATTCTCGGGATGGACCGCTTCGGCCTCGACCTGCTGTTGCCGTTCGAGCAGCGCGTCGACACGGTGGTCGCGCTCGTGGAGGCCGGTTACAGCGAGCGCATGGTGCTCTCGCACGATGCGTCGTGCTTCATCGACTGGTTCCCGCACGACGTGAAGCAGGCCGCCGTGCCCAACTGGAACTACAACCACATCAGCGACGAGGTACTGCCGGCCCTGCGCGAACGGGGCGTGACCGACGAGCAGATCACCACGATGCTCGTGGACAATCCGCGGCGGATCTTCGAACGCTGA
- a CDS encoding MarR family winged helix-turn-helix transcriptional regulator, with protein MSVESPATHLPASGDDPLALERQVCFALAVANRAVLAVYRPILDRLGLTHPQYLVMLALWERSPLTSKEVGQLLQLDSPTLSPLLKRLEALGLITRARSVADERQLVLELTDAGRALRAEAESVPGQVVDALGVGLDELQDLHAALVRVNAAALKAGAL; from the coding sequence ATGAGCGTCGAGTCCCCGGCCACCCACCTCCCCGCTTCCGGCGATGATCCTCTCGCGCTGGAGCGGCAGGTGTGTTTCGCGCTCGCCGTGGCGAACCGCGCCGTGCTCGCGGTCTATCGACCGATCCTCGACAGGCTGGGCCTGACCCACCCGCAGTACCTGGTGATGCTCGCCCTGTGGGAACGCTCGCCGCTGACGAGCAAGGAGGTGGGGCAGTTGCTCCAGCTCGACTCCCCCACGCTGTCTCCGCTGCTCAAGCGACTCGAGGCGCTGGGCCTGATCACCCGCGCACGCAGCGTGGCCGACGAACGGCAACTCGTCCTCGAACTCACCGACGCCGGACGGGCGCTGCGTGCCGAGGCCGAGTCGGTGCCGGGACAGGTCGTCGATGCCCTCGGTGTCGGGCTCGACGAACTCCAGGACCTGCACGCCGCGCTCGTCCGCGTCAACGCGGCGGCGTTGAAGGCCGGAGCACTCTGA
- a CDS encoding ABC transporter ATP-binding protein: MMQPPPTLGGKPGSRGRIDKKDLEQLREAPVSLRRIGALFAPHRWKITLVVALIIASSVISLATPFLVRAVIDDAIPHQNVSLLLWAVGGMLAVTVASSLLSVVQTWISTTVGQNVMHGLRTRVFSHLQRQSLNFFTRTRGGEIQSRLTNDIGGMQSVVTNTATSLASNVTTVVGTAIAMAVLSWRLALLSLIVLPPAIWLTRRVALMRRAVTARQQRRLADMQSQIDEGLSVSGVLLVKTLGTGPALSDKFARTSEELADLEVHAQLSGRWRMATMNIVFAAIPAVLYLVAGLPATSGGMTIGTLVAFTGLQGALFRPLMSLLDVGVSVTSSLALFSRIFEYLDLPVDIDDPRDPVPVDPTTVAGRVRFENVSFRYEGAHRNALDGIDLDVPAGAQVALVGETGSGKTTLGSLVARLYDPVEGRVSIDGVDLRDMRLADLAGLVGVVSQETYLLHATVRENLRYAKPDATDDEIEAAARAAHIHDLIVSLPDGYDTVVGARGHRFSGGEKQRLAIARTLLRDPRVLVLDEATSALDNDTEHAVQQALDAARSGRTTITIAHRLSTVRNADEIVVLDRGRIVERGTHDDLVARGGRYATLAARAERGEAIPSSRSEISPSEWPRERAAVRSG; encoded by the coding sequence ATGATGCAGCCCCCACCCACACTCGGCGGCAAGCCGGGCAGCCGCGGCAGGATCGACAAGAAGGATCTCGAACAGCTCCGCGAAGCCCCGGTGAGCCTGCGCCGTATCGGCGCCCTCTTCGCGCCCCACCGGTGGAAGATCACCCTCGTCGTCGCACTCATCATCGCCTCGTCGGTGATCTCCCTCGCGACCCCCTTCCTCGTCCGCGCCGTCATCGACGACGCCATCCCGCACCAGAACGTGAGCCTGCTGCTGTGGGCGGTCGGCGGCATGCTGGCCGTCACCGTCGCGAGCTCGCTCCTGTCCGTCGTCCAGACCTGGATCTCCACGACCGTCGGCCAGAACGTCATGCACGGTCTGCGCACCCGGGTCTTCTCCCACCTGCAGCGACAGTCGTTGAACTTCTTCACCCGCACCCGCGGCGGTGAGATCCAGTCGCGGCTGACCAACGACATCGGCGGCATGCAGTCCGTGGTCACCAACACCGCGACCTCGCTGGCGTCCAACGTCACCACCGTCGTCGGCACGGCGATCGCCATGGCGGTCCTCAGCTGGCGACTGGCCCTGCTCTCCCTGATCGTGCTCCCGCCGGCCATCTGGCTCACACGCCGGGTCGCACTCATGCGCCGCGCCGTCACCGCCCGTCAGCAGCGGCGCCTCGCCGACATGCAGTCGCAGATCGACGAAGGACTGTCGGTCAGCGGTGTGCTGCTCGTCAAGACGCTGGGCACCGGCCCGGCACTGTCCGACAAGTTCGCCCGCACGTCGGAGGAACTCGCCGATCTCGAGGTGCACGCGCAGTTGTCCGGCCGCTGGCGCATGGCCACGATGAACATCGTCTTCGCGGCGATCCCCGCGGTCCTCTATCTCGTCGCAGGTCTGCCGGCCACCTCGGGCGGCATGACGATCGGCACCCTGGTGGCCTTCACCGGCCTGCAGGGCGCGCTGTTCCGGCCGCTGATGAGCCTGCTCGACGTCGGTGTCTCCGTCACCAGTTCGCTGGCCCTGTTCAGCCGCATCTTCGAATACCTCGACCTTCCCGTCGACATCGACGACCCGCGCGATCCGGTGCCCGTCGACCCGACGACCGTCGCCGGCCGGGTGCGGTTCGAGAACGTGAGCTTCCGCTACGAAGGAGCGCACCGCAACGCGCTCGACGGGATCGACCTCGACGTCCCGGCAGGAGCGCAGGTCGCGCTCGTCGGCGAGACCGGCTCGGGCAAGACCACGCTCGGCTCGCTCGTCGCACGACTGTACGACCCGGTCGAGGGACGCGTGAGCATCGACGGCGTCGACCTGCGCGACATGCGGCTCGCCGATCTCGCCGGACTGGTCGGCGTGGTTTCGCAGGAGACCTACCTCCTCCACGCGACCGTCCGGGAGAACCTGCGCTACGCGAAGCCGGACGCGACCGACGACGAGATCGAGGCCGCGGCTCGCGCCGCGCACATCCACGACCTGATCGTCTCGCTGCCGGACGGCTACGACACCGTCGTCGGCGCCCGCGGACACCGCTTCTCGGGTGGCGAGAAACAGCGACTGGCGATCGCACGCACGCTCCTGCGCGACCCGCGTGTCCTCGTGCTCGACGAGGCGACCAGCGCCCTCGACAACGACACCGAGCACGCCGTGCAGCAGGCCCTCGACGCCGCGCGCAGCGGACGCACGACCATCACCATCGCGCACCGGCTCTCGACCGTGCGGAACGCCGACGAGATCGTGGTCCTCGATCGGGGCCGTATCGTCGAACGCGGAACGCACGACGACCTCGTCGCCCGCGGTGGCCGCTACGCAACCCTCGCCGCTCGTGCCGAGCGAGGCGAGGCCATCCCGTCGTCGCGGAGCGAGATCAGTCCTTCAGAGTGGCCGCGAGAGCGCGCCGCAGTTCGTTCCGGCTGA
- a CDS encoding alpha-ketoglutarate-dependent dioxygenase AlkB family protein, protein MDELFSVSRPRREIAPGAVHVPDWLGPDEQRELVELCREWARPPAPMRHTLLPGGGRMSVSTVCLGWHWSPYRYTRTAIDVDEAPVPPLPDRLVELGRRAVADAYDDPAAGNRYEPDTALINFYDRDARMGMHQDKDERVSAPIVSLSLGDACLFRFGNTESRGRPYTDVRLESGDLFVFGGPSRFAYHGVPVVYPDTGSARCGLTAGRLNITLRSTGLS, encoded by the coding sequence ATGGACGAATTGTTCTCCGTCTCCCGTCCGCGACGCGAGATCGCGCCGGGCGCCGTGCACGTGCCCGACTGGCTCGGCCCGGACGAACAGCGCGAGCTCGTCGAGCTGTGTCGTGAATGGGCGCGCCCACCGGCGCCGATGCGGCACACCCTGCTGCCGGGTGGCGGACGGATGTCGGTGAGCACGGTGTGCCTCGGATGGCACTGGTCGCCGTACCGCTACACCCGCACCGCGATCGACGTCGACGAGGCTCCCGTTCCACCGCTACCCGACCGGCTCGTCGAACTCGGGCGACGTGCCGTCGCCGATGCCTACGACGATCCGGCGGCCGGGAACAGGTACGAGCCCGACACCGCGCTGATCAACTTCTACGACCGCGACGCGCGGATGGGCATGCACCAGGACAAGGACGAGCGGGTGAGCGCGCCGATCGTGTCGCTCAGCCTCGGGGATGCCTGCCTGTTCCGGTTCGGCAACACCGAGTCGCGCGGCCGGCCCTACACCGACGTGCGTCTCGAATCCGGCGACCTGTTCGTCTTCGGTGGGCCGTCGCGATTCGCGTATCACGGGGTGCCGGTCGTGTATCCGGACACCGGCAGCGCCCGCTGCGGACTCACCGCGGGGCGCCTCAACATCACCCTGCGGAGCACCGGACTCTCCTGA
- a CDS encoding 2,3-dihydro-2,3-dihydroxybenzoate dehydrogenase, translating into MTETAPSPVTLVVGAAQGIGRATAEVLARAGHRLVLADRNAEGLRKTAALLGGSVPTYPVDIRDHDAVAYIVGSIESEHGPVEHLAHVAGVFTTGSVLDSDPEDWQHMYDVNVTGLLSVLRSVGRAMRERRSGSIVVVGSNSAGVPRMGMGAYGSSKAASTMIVRILGLELAQYGIRANIVAPGSTDTAMQRSLWEDPNDDAGSRSAIEGDLSQFKVGIPLGRIAEPADIAEAIEFLLSDRARHITMQALYIDGGATLRA; encoded by the coding sequence ATGACCGAGACCGCACCATCCCCCGTCACGCTCGTCGTCGGGGCGGCGCAGGGTATCGGCCGCGCGACCGCCGAGGTCCTGGCGCGTGCCGGTCACCGTCTCGTGCTCGCCGACCGCAACGCCGAAGGACTGCGCAAGACCGCGGCGCTGCTCGGCGGTTCCGTCCCCACCTACCCCGTCGACATCCGCGACCACGACGCCGTCGCCTACATCGTCGGGAGCATCGAATCCGAGCACGGACCGGTCGAGCATCTCGCGCACGTCGCCGGTGTCTTCACCACGGGCTCGGTGCTCGACTCCGATCCCGAGGACTGGCAGCACATGTACGACGTCAACGTCACCGGCCTGCTGTCGGTCCTGCGGTCGGTCGGACGGGCCATGCGGGAGCGGCGGTCGGGTTCGATCGTCGTCGTCGGATCGAACTCCGCGGGCGTGCCGCGCATGGGCATGGGCGCCTACGGATCGTCCAAGGCCGCGTCCACGATGATCGTGCGGATCCTCGGACTCGAACTGGCGCAGTACGGGATCCGCGCCAACATCGTCGCGCCGGGCTCCACCGACACCGCCATGCAGCGCTCGCTGTGGGAGGACCCGAACGACGACGCCGGCTCCCGCAGCGCCATCGAGGGTGATCTCTCGCAGTTCAAGGTCGGCATCCCCCTCGGCCGCATCGCCGAGCCCGCCGACATCGCCGAGGCCATCGAGTTCCTGCTGTCCGACCGTGCTCGTCACATCACCATGCAGGCGCTCTACATCGACGGCGGCGCCACCCTCCGCGCCTGA
- a CDS encoding isochorismate synthase — MQVPVLGATATDRAERPVAHPFVLSRPHGTVVAEGVNEHFDRASAAADALRTGQVAAIVGALPFAPDGPAALTAPNTLHHSPAHYDAPAVDLPPITITGALPSEGEHIDRVEAVLRLLRSDDSDLLKVVLARALALRADRPVTPHDLLVALTRNDPLHNGFLVDLTAAGGAWTGRHLVGSSPEVLVRRRGDRVTAHPLAGSAPRHRDPEIDRATADRLAGSAKNLAEHAHVIDAIRTALEPLCVDLDIPEQPTVTSTRQLWHLGTPIEGRLRDPGVTALDLALAVHPTPAICGTPTAAARDLILATEGDRGFYAGALGWCDAAGDGEWMVTIRCAVLDADGVGLTAYAGGGIVADSDPADELAETTVKFGTVLDALGVLR, encoded by the coding sequence ATGCAAGTGCCGGTCCTCGGCGCAACCGCTACCGACCGGGCCGAGCGGCCCGTCGCGCACCCGTTCGTCCTGTCCCGACCGCACGGCACGGTGGTCGCCGAAGGTGTGAACGAACACTTCGACCGCGCGTCCGCCGCCGCCGACGCCCTGCGCACCGGACAGGTCGCCGCGATCGTCGGAGCACTGCCCTTCGCACCCGACGGACCGGCCGCACTGACCGCTCCGAACACACTCCATCACTCCCCCGCGCACTACGACGCACCGGCCGTCGACCTGCCCCCGATCACGATCACGGGCGCACTGCCGTCGGAAGGCGAACACATCGATCGGGTCGAGGCCGTACTGCGCCTGCTCCGCTCGGACGACAGCGACCTGCTCAAGGTGGTCCTGGCCCGGGCGCTCGCCCTGCGCGCCGACCGGCCCGTCACCCCGCACGACCTCCTCGTCGCTCTCACGCGAAACGATCCGCTGCACAACGGCTTCCTCGTCGACCTCACGGCCGCCGGTGGCGCGTGGACGGGACGTCACCTGGTGGGGTCGAGCCCGGAGGTGCTCGTGCGCCGTCGTGGTGATCGGGTCACCGCCCACCCCCTCGCCGGATCCGCACCGCGTCACCGCGATCCCGAGATCGATCGGGCGACGGCCGACAGGCTCGCCGGCTCCGCGAAGAATCTCGCCGAGCACGCGCACGTGATCGATGCGATCCGCACCGCGCTCGAACCGTTGTGCGTCGACCTCGACATCCCCGAGCAGCCGACCGTGACGAGCACGCGCCAGCTGTGGCATCTCGGCACTCCCATCGAGGGCCGCCTGCGCGATCCGGGTGTCACGGCCCTCGATCTCGCACTCGCAGTGCACCCCACTCCCGCGATCTGCGGCACGCCGACCGCCGCCGCCCGCGATCTGATCCTCGCCACCGAGGGTGACCGGGGCTTCTACGCCGGTGCCCTCGGATGGTGCGACGCCGCGGGTGACGGCGAATGGATGGTCACCATCCGCTGTGCCGTCCTCGACGCCGACGGTGTCGGGCTCACGGCCTACGCCGGGGGCGGTATCGTCGCCGACTCCGACCCCGCCGACGAACTGGCCGAGACCACCGTCAAGTTCGGCACCGTCCTCGATGCACTGGGAGTACTCCGATGA
- a CDS encoding MarR family winged helix-turn-helix transcriptional regulator: MSDSPVALRDLLLTTTRTLRRRWHDLLQPWGLSPHEYRALDVIGRADDPIRLGVVAKELRIVPRSATEVVDRLETRGLTERLPDPADRRAVCVRLTDEGRRIRAELASARDADAVEMFDRLDTDERARLSDLLHKLVDDRPR; the protein is encoded by the coding sequence ATGTCGGATTCACCCGTCGCACTGCGCGATCTGCTCCTCACCACCACGCGTACGCTGCGCCGACGCTGGCACGACCTCCTCCAGCCGTGGGGATTGTCACCCCACGAGTACCGGGCGCTCGACGTCATCGGACGCGCCGACGACCCGATCCGCCTCGGCGTCGTGGCCAAGGAACTGCGCATCGTCCCCCGCTCGGCCACCGAGGTCGTCGATCGCCTCGAGACGCGGGGCCTGACCGAGCGACTCCCCGATCCCGCCGACCGGCGCGCGGTCTGCGTACGGCTGACCGACGAGGGCCGCAGGATCCGGGCCGAGCTGGCCTCGGCCCGCGATGCCGACGCCGTCGAGATGTTCGACCGGCTCGACACCGACGAACGCGCACGACTGTCCGATCTGCTGCACAAACTCGTCGACGACCGGCCGCGCTGA
- a CDS encoding (2,3-dihydroxybenzoyl)adenylate synthase, whose protein sequence is MTTGFERTPLADTARYPEEFAERYRAAGYWTNETFGEFLPARAARFADRTAVVGHDATGTWRRITFRELDDASARIAAGLADLGVRKGARVVLQLPNIVEYTEVLFAVFRLGALPVFSLPAHRASEIGYFCRFSDAAAYVIADEHGGFDYRALARQVTSEMENPPTVVVAGEAEEFTALGSLRDREPAPITENDAESVAFLQLSGGTTGTSKLIPRTHADYLYSVRESAVICGVDENTRMLVALPAAHNFPMSSPGILGVLHAGGTVVLAPDPSPDTAFALIESEGVTMASLVPPLAQAWLSARARTERDLSSLEVLQVGGAKFPAEAAKRVRPELGCTLQQVFGMAEGLVNYTRLDDDEDTIVTTQGRPISPDDEIRVVDDAGEPVAVGTTGHLLTRGPYTIRGYYNAPEHNSTAFTPDGFYRTGDIVRLTEHGYIVVEGRAKDQINRGGEKIAAEEVENHLIAHPAVLDAAVVSMPDKYLGERTCAFVVTEGEAPKTLALKKFLRERGLAEYKIPDKVRFVDAFPVTGVGKISRNELRRALAATLKD, encoded by the coding sequence GTGACAACCGGTTTCGAGCGCACGCCGCTCGCCGACACCGCCCGCTACCCCGAGGAGTTCGCCGAGCGGTATCGCGCAGCCGGTTACTGGACGAACGAGACCTTCGGCGAGTTCCTCCCGGCCCGCGCTGCCCGGTTCGCCGATCGCACCGCCGTCGTCGGACACGACGCGACGGGCACCTGGCGGCGCATCACCTTCCGCGAACTCGACGATGCCTCGGCCCGCATCGCCGCCGGTCTCGCCGACCTCGGGGTCCGGAAGGGCGCCCGTGTCGTCCTGCAGTTGCCGAACATCGTCGAGTACACCGAAGTGCTCTTCGCGGTCTTCCGCCTCGGCGCGCTCCCCGTCTTCTCCCTCCCCGCGCACCGCGCGTCGGAGATCGGCTACTTCTGCCGGTTCAGCGACGCCGCAGCGTATGTGATCGCCGACGAACACGGCGGGTTCGACTACCGCGCGCTCGCCCGGCAGGTCACCTCGGAGATGGAGAATCCGCCGACGGTCGTGGTCGCCGGTGAGGCCGAGGAATTCACTGCGCTCGGCTCGTTGCGCGACCGCGAACCCGCGCCGATCACGGAGAACGACGCCGAAAGCGTTGCCTTCCTGCAGCTGTCGGGCGGCACGACCGGAACGTCGAAGCTCATCCCCCGCACCCACGCCGACTACCTGTACTCCGTGCGCGAGTCCGCGGTGATCTGCGGGGTGGACGAGAACACCCGCATGCTGGTCGCGCTGCCGGCGGCGCACAACTTCCCGATGAGCTCGCCGGGCATCCTCGGTGTGCTGCACGCCGGCGGCACCGTCGTCCTCGCTCCGGATCCGAGCCCCGACACCGCGTTCGCCCTCATCGAGAGCGAGGGCGTGACGATGGCGTCGCTCGTCCCGCCCCTCGCGCAGGCGTGGCTGTCGGCGCGGGCCCGCACCGAACGCGACCTGTCGTCGCTCGAAGTACTGCAGGTCGGCGGTGCGAAGTTCCCGGCCGAGGCCGCCAAACGCGTTCGCCCCGAACTCGGCTGCACGCTGCAGCAGGTCTTCGGTATGGCGGAGGGTCTCGTCAACTACACCCGGCTCGACGACGACGAGGACACCATCGTCACCACCCAGGGCCGACCGATCAGTCCCGACGACGAGATCCGTGTCGTCGACGACGCGGGCGAGCCCGTCGCCGTGGGCACCACCGGTCACCTGCTCACCCGCGGCCCGTACACCATCCGGGGCTACTACAACGCGCCGGAACACAATTCGACGGCGTTCACGCCGGACGGCTTCTACCGCACCGGCGACATCGTCCGGCTCACCGAGCACGGCTACATCGTCGTCGAGGGACGTGCGAAGGACCAGATCAACCGCGGTGGCGAGAAGATCGCGGCCGAGGAGGTCGAGAACCATCTGATCGCGCACCCGGCCGTGCTCGACGCGGCGGTGGTGTCGATGCCCGACAAGTATCTCGGCGAACGCACCTGCGCCTTCGTCGTCACGGAGGGTGAAGCGCCGAAAACCCTCGCGCTCAAGAAGTTCCTGAGGGAGCGAGGGCTGGCCGAGTACAAGATCCCCGACAAGGTGCGGTTCGTCGACGCCTTCCCGGTCACGGGAGTGGGCAAGATCAGCCGGAACGAACTGCGGCGCGCTCTCGCGGCCACTCTGAAGGACTGA
- a CDS encoding SDR family oxidoreductase, with the protein MKVEGRVAVVTGGGGGIGGAIAAGLVERGARVVVADLDEHAAQRVVTALREKTPGSAVAVAADVSDDEHIRGLVERAEAEFGPVDLYFANAGVTGVPGLEIEDSVWEQSFDVNLRAHIRAARLLVPRWVERGEGYFVSTASAAGLLTQIGSATYSVTKHAAVGFAEWLSVTYGDKGVRVSCLCPMGVNTPLLYSGDASGHALGELATRAVTTAGAVLEPADVAETVFAAMEEEHFLILPHPEVLEMYRNKGADYDRWLRGMRRYRQALEESTPTDS; encoded by the coding sequence ATGAAGGTCGAAGGCAGAGTGGCCGTCGTGACCGGCGGGGGCGGCGGAATCGGCGGCGCCATCGCTGCCGGCCTCGTCGAGCGAGGTGCACGAGTGGTGGTCGCCGACCTCGACGAACACGCGGCGCAGCGCGTCGTCACGGCGCTCCGGGAGAAGACCCCGGGCAGCGCCGTCGCGGTGGCGGCGGACGTCTCCGACGACGAACACATCCGCGGGCTCGTCGAGCGCGCCGAAGCGGAGTTCGGTCCCGTGGACCTGTACTTCGCCAATGCGGGTGTCACCGGTGTGCCCGGACTGGAGATCGAGGACTCGGTCTGGGAACAGTCCTTCGACGTCAACCTGCGCGCACACATCCGTGCGGCGCGACTGCTGGTACCCCGATGGGTCGAACGCGGCGAGGGCTATTTCGTCAGCACGGCGTCGGCGGCCGGCCTGCTCACACAGATCGGCTCGGCCACCTACTCGGTCACCAAGCACGCGGCCGTCGGTTTCGCCGAGTGGCTGTCGGTGACCTACGGCGACAAAGGTGTGAGGGTGAGCTGCCTGTGCCCGATGGGCGTCAACACACCTCTGCTGTACTCGGGGGACGCATCCGGGCACGCGCTCGGTGAACTCGCCACCCGGGCCGTCACGACCGCCGGTGCGGTGCTCGAACCCGCGGACGTCGCGGAGACGGTGTTCGCCGCGATGGAGGAGGAGCATTTCCTGATCCTTCCGCACCCGGAGGTCCTCGAGATGTACCGGAACAAGGGCGCCGACTACGACCGGTGGTTGCGCGGCATGCGTCGCTATCGTCAGGCCCTCGAGGAGTCGACTCCCACCGATTCGTGA
- a CDS encoding 2OG-Fe(II) oxygenase codes for MKTIDSLQSRVDALNLPESTSELDENGCVLTGPLLSDDECAELAALWNDDARFRTTVDMSRYRYGHGTYKYFGSPVPDAVAHLRSAFYRQLLAVARSWAERLGDPAPWPDDFDDWLDMCHAAGQTDPTPLMLRYTTGDWNALHRDLYGDLVFPLQVVIGLDRAGVDYTGGEFLLVEQRPRAQSRGTVTVLERGHALIFTTRDRPIRSARGWSRAPVRHGVSTVRSGLRRTLGLVLHDAA; via the coding sequence GTGAAGACCATCGACAGCCTGCAGTCACGCGTCGACGCACTGAACCTGCCCGAGTCGACGAGCGAGCTCGACGAGAACGGCTGTGTCCTCACCGGGCCGCTGCTGAGCGACGACGAATGCGCCGAGCTCGCGGCCCTGTGGAACGACGACGCCCGCTTTCGCACCACGGTCGACATGAGCCGCTACCGGTACGGACACGGCACCTACAAGTACTTCGGCTCACCCGTCCCCGACGCCGTCGCACACCTGCGCTCGGCGTTCTACCGGCAGCTGCTCGCCGTCGCGCGCTCGTGGGCCGAACGCCTCGGCGATCCGGCACCCTGGCCCGACGACTTCGACGACTGGCTCGACATGTGCCACGCGGCCGGCCAGACCGACCCCACCCCGCTGATGCTGCGCTACACCACCGGCGACTGGAACGCCCTGCACCGCGATCTCTACGGCGACCTCGTGTTCCCACTGCAGGTCGTGATCGGGCTCGACCGGGCGGGCGTCGACTACACCGGCGGCGAGTTCCTGCTGGTCGAACAACGACCCCGCGCGCAGTCGCGGGGCACCGTCACCGTGCTCGAGCGAGGCCACGCCCTGATCTTCACCACCCGCGACCGACCGATCCGCTCGGCGCGTGGATGGTCGCGGGCGCCGGTCCGGCACGGCGTGAGCACCGTCCGTTCGGGCCTGCGTCGCACCCTCGGCCTGGTGCTGCACGATGCCGCCTGA
- a CDS encoding cutinase family protein, with product MSDFACRRALAIIAGLALGLTGPVAAAATAGTASTAGAETFRPCPERFVIAVDGTRNLDTPDSIDPDSPLAKISARYAAPGTVVEHIRYPAVVVPVPESGSSEGSGRLAYDESKRIGHQRLRETITVRHGSCPDSELVVLGYSQGASIAGDVLAEIAADGSVPPERISGVLYSDPRDTRGVETLFPGEVVPGITLGGGRDDFGTIAVERICIEGDAVCDGVTPEESEGWLRENVTGYLRLHTTYPDYDP from the coding sequence ATGTCCGACTTCGCTTGCCGTCGTGCCCTGGCGATCATCGCAGGCCTCGCCCTCGGCCTGACCGGACCTGTCGCCGCCGCTGCCACTGCCGGCACCGCGTCCACCGCCGGCGCGGAGACCTTCCGCCCGTGCCCGGAGCGGTTCGTCATCGCGGTCGACGGAACCCGCAACCTCGACACCCCGGATTCGATCGATCCCGACTCGCCCCTCGCGAAGATCTCGGCGCGATACGCGGCGCCCGGCACGGTGGTCGAGCACATCCGCTATCCCGCCGTCGTGGTTCCGGTGCCCGAGTCCGGGTCGAGCGAGGGGTCGGGGCGTCTCGCCTACGACGAGTCCAAGAGGATCGGGCACCAGCGCCTGCGCGAGACGATCACTGTCCGGCACGGTTCGTGCCCCGACAGCGAGCTCGTCGTCCTCGGTTACTCGCAGGGCGCGTCGATCGCCGGCGACGTCCTCGCCGAGATCGCGGCCGACGGTTCGGTGCCGCCGGAGCGGATCAGCGGTGTGCTGTACTCCGACCCGCGCGACACCCGGGGAGTCGAAACGCTGTTCCCGGGCGAGGTCGTCCCGGGCATCACGCTCGGCGGTGGTCGCGACGACTTCGGCACGATCGCCGTCGAACGGATCTGCATCGAGGGCGACGCGGTCTGCGACGGCGTGACGCCGGAGGAGAGCGAAGGGTGGTTGCGCGAGAACGTCACCGGCTACCTGAGGCTGCACACGACCTATCCCGACTACGACCCGTGA